The genomic segment TCACAAGGGGGCCTAAGAAATAGGTCGGGCTCCAGACCGAGGTTTCTGGGGCCTGGAGGTGTCAGAGGGCTGCTGGGTCCCCCTGCTGCTCCATCAGGGTTCAGGGCAGGCGTTTCCTGGCATCCTGCTGGGTCATTCCCAGCTTCGGTTGTGGTCGCAGTCCCTAACTCAGGGATGCGAGGTGTGCTCTTACGGGGGAGCAGCCATTTCGCTGGGGGCAGAGGGCAGCCGGCTTGGCTGGGGGGCTCGGCTCTGCTCGCTGAGCCGTGGCTGGCAGCGTCCCCTGCCCcggtgccagctcctggccgGGTGGCAAAGGCTCCTTTGTGACAAGGCTGGGAAGGGGCCAGCCCAGCGCCCGGTGCCAGGCGCAGGTTGGGCTCACTCAGGGCCCCAAAAGCTCAGTTTGGCGCGCTCCTGCCACCGAGCTGATTATTTCGGAGCCAGTGAGCATGCCCGGGTGACACCCTGAAGAATTtataatctgaaaataaagccAGAGGGTGTGTGTGACTGAGGTCAGCACACAGCCCATGTGCCCGGGCTGGGGACATAGCGAGAAAACTCAGCTGGgggagctggtggctggggctgggcagccaCCCTCTGCAGTGCTAcggggtgaaaggggctcgtcCCGGTACGGTGTTTTTGCAGGGGGTCCCCAAATGCAGCCTCTGCACCACTCACGGAGGCTGGGCCACTGCACGCAGCGCTCCTCACGGTGCTGGGTGTAAATGTGGGGCTGCTTCCAGCTGCACTGCTCCCTGCAGTGCCTGCgggctgctctcctgctgccctgGAAGCTGCTCACACCGAGGTGTGCCGTTGTGCCTGGTCCTGTGCTCCCTGGGGCAGCTGCACGAGAGACCCCGGGGTGTTGGGGCCAGGAGGCAGCGGGTGCACGGGttgcctgtggccatggccctgctcACCCGTCCCCTCCCGGTCCCACAGCGATGGCAGCCATCAGGAAGAAGCTGGTGATCGTGGGAGACGGTGCCTGCGGGAAGACGTGCCTGCTGATCGTGTTCAGCAAGGACCAGTTCCCCGAGGTCTATGTGCCGACGGTGTTCGAGAACTACATCGCTGACATCGAGGTCGATGGGAAGCAGGTGAGGGGCACCGGAGCTGGTCCCATCCCCCTGTTCCCGTGGCTCTGTGGGGTGGGTGGTAAAGGAGTGAGGTTCGGGTGGCTCCGATGCTCCCTGCACCAGCAGTGCTTGGGagggagccctgcagctcctgggttTCTGGGTCACCCCGAACCTGCCCCAGTTTGAGGAGGACCCTGGTTACAGCTGAGGGAGATAAAGTGCTGCTCCGGGCCCCACAGCCTGCCTGCAGGGTCTGCGAGCTGCTGAGCCACGTCCCTCTGCCCCACAGGTGGAGCTGGCGCTGTGGGACACGGCCGGACAGGAGGACTACGACAGACTGCGGCCCCTCTCGTACCCAGACACGGACGTGATTCTCATGTGCTTTTCTATCGACAGCCCGGATAGCCTCGGTAGGGCCCAGGGAAAGAGGGGGAACGTGGGgtcctgcagagctgggtgctgctggctgagcCCCTGCCGCCACCCTGAGCTCCGTGCCATTGTGTTTGGGTGTTTGGGGGTGTCAGGtctccccactgcccccctgGTTTTATGTATGCTCCGAGAAGATGCTGGGAATGCACGGGGTTGGGGAGCATGGGGAGGGCACAGCTTGGGCTGGGACCGCGCTGCTGCGCACCCCAACGCCCCTTGGCTAAGGGGGTGTGTGCTGCCTCCCGCAGAGAACATCCCGGAGAAGTGGACCCCGGAGGTGAAGCACTTCTGCCCCAACGTGCCCATCATCCTGGTGGGGAACAAGAAGGACCTGCGGAATGATGAGCACACACGGCGGGAGCTGGCGAAGATGAAGCAGGTGGGGAACGTGTGTCCTGTCGGGGGGTCCTGGCTTTGGGGTGTGCAAGGGGCTGGGGTATGGggccccacctccctggggttccctcctgcagcacccggTCCAGGCGCTGGGGGATGCCCCGCCGGCCGTCGCCGTGCTTCTCGCTGCTGTCATCGGGCGATGTTCCCAAACCTCCTTTCCGATGCCGTGCAGGAGCCCGTGAAGCCAGAGGAGGGAAGAGACATGGCCAACCGCATCAACGCCTTCGGCTACCTCGAGTGCTCGGCCAAGACGAAGGAGGGCGTGCGGGAAGTCTTCGAGATGGCCACCCGCGCGGGG from the Anas platyrhynchos isolate ZD024472 breed Pekin duck chromosome 27, IASCAAS_PekinDuck_T2T, whole genome shotgun sequence genome contains:
- the RHOC gene encoding rho-related GTP-binding protein RhoC, encoding MAAIRKKLVIVGDGACGKTCLLIVFSKDQFPEVYVPTVFENYIADIEVDGKQVELALWDTAGQEDYDRLRPLSYPDTDVILMCFSIDSPDSLENIPEKWTPEVKHFCPNVPIILVGNKKDLRNDEHTRRELAKMKQEPVKPEEGRDMANRINAFGYLECSAKTKEGVREVFEMATRAGLQVRKNKKRRGCPLL